The Pseudorasbora parva isolate DD20220531a chromosome 25, ASM2467924v1, whole genome shotgun sequence genome segment acgcagctcgagttccccgaaagggaacgtctcaggttacgtatgtaaccctagttccctgagggaacgagacgctgcgtcgctttgccatactcccggcgtgtccgtgatcacttacttcaggctttatcagaagttagttcctgtttgttttcacggacgttttatagcttccggtcgatgacgtcatcacgccgacgatcgatcttttttccgatggaatggttctacaggcgcttcacgacgcattaacgcagaggcgttctcacagcgtttcgacgcagcgtctcgttccctcagggaactagggttacatacgtaacctgagacgtttttccCCCATGCCTCGCCCCCAGCTATGACACGACGCCGACCAAGTAGGATGACAGCAGGGGCACGTTCAAGCTCAAACCGGTGCACAACGTTTTGCTACGGTTTCTGGGTTGTACGACATGTTTTCCGGAAATGGTGTGCAATCATAGACATGTGAAATAGGGTTTTTCTCTCGTTTAGTGGGTGTGTCAAAAATGTCAGCCCAATCAGCAGCAAAACCCATGCGGTGATATAGAGTAATGTGGTTTGCACAGCAGGTCCAACTTGTAAAGTTGTTTACAAATGTGTACGCGACAGCACGGTATACGGAACAATTAAAGATATTAAAAgacatgtttgtcttttcatccAGAAATGTAAGGCAAATGTTTGATCACAATAATTTGGAACCACAGTTTCCAAAAAACCTTCACTCGATTGGGATGTTCTCTTTTATTCTGGAGCCTGATAAAATTggtataaatgtgtttaatattgcaaaatatgctCTAAAAATACAGTCACTACAATTTCCGTCTAGAATAAAAGAGAACATCCCAATCGAGTGAAGGGATTTGTGGAAAGTGTGATCTCTACCCAGCAGGCACAGGACTTCAGAGTGACGTCTACATCCAGCGTCGGACGGACgttgtattttggttgaaaatgaaaatcgggTTGACGTCAGAACCCAACATCAGAGTGACGTCTACATCCAATTTCGGACAGACgttgtattttggttgaaaatgaaaatcgggTTGACGTCAGAACCCAACGTCAGGGTGACGTCTACATCCAACGTCGGACGGACgttgtattttggttgaaaatgaaaatcgggTTGACGTCAGAACCCAACATCAGAGTGACGTCTACATCCAATGTCGAACGGACgttgtattttggttgaaaatgaaaatcgggTTGACGTCAGAACCCAACATCAGAGTGACATCTACATCCAATGTCGGACGGACgttgtattttggttgaaaatgaaaatcgggTTGACGTCAGAACCCAACGTCAGAGTGACATCTACATCCAATGTCGGACGGACgttgtattttggttgaaaatgaaaatcgggTTGACGTCAGAACCCAACATCAGAGTGACATCTACATCCAATGTCGGACGGACgttgtattttggttgaaaatgaaaatcgggTTGACGTCAGAACCCAACATCAGAGTGACATCTACATCCAATGTCGAACGGACgttgtattttggttgaaaatgaaaatcgggTTGACGTCAGAACCCAACATCAGAGTGACATCTACATCCAATGTCGGACGGACgttgtattttggttgaaaatgaaaatcgggTTGACGTCAGAACCCAACATCAGAGTGACATCTACATCCAATGTCGGACGGACgttgtattttggttgaaaatgaaaatcgggTTGACGTCAGAACCCAACATCAGAGTGACATCTACATTCAACGTCGGACGGACgttgtattttggttgaaaatgaaaatcgggTTGACGTCAGAACCCAACATCAGAGTGACATCCCAGCAAACATTGGTCCGACGGCAACGTCGTGTCCCTGGCCAAAAATAGTCGCGGTAGGACGGCATGTATCAGTAAAAATGTGTaatacagaaacatttcttaaaaatgtattcagataCGTTTGCTCATGTCTACAGTTCTCTGGAGttgtgtgtataattattacttTGACTTTTAGCTCCGTGTAGTTCAATATACACCCTGTTGTGATTCGGTTGTGAGAGGACGTCACCTGGCGACGTCTTTTACACGTGCAATTATAGCCCATCCTGACCCTTATGTTATGAAATCCTTGTGAAATATGCAAAAGCTGTGCTTACCTTACACATTGGTTAATGCTGCAATAATTAATTTAAGTGCACCAAGTAGTTTTTAAGAGGTTGTGAATAAGACGTCCACTGACGTCAAGCGAGAAAAAAAACAGGAATTATCTTTATGAAATACACaatttgcatgcaaaataaatatatttactttatctcatttaattaattataatcacAAAGTGCCCATGTGGTTAAGTGATTGTAAAGCTGCATTTAGTAATTTTTTCCCAATCTGTTTTATGTATtcgttattatttttatgtaaaacagATACATTTCCATTCACCCTTTAGGTCTGAGTTGGATGAAGATAGCCAAAACTGTGCTGCCAAGATGTAGTAACAATATATAGTAatagtgcgttataaataaaatctattattattaatacatctTGCGATATTACAAAATCCCGCGATAGGATATTATCTCGCGAGATATGCTCTCCCGGAAACCGGACGGGACCGTTGAACAACCACGAGGAGAGGAATTGGGGAGTTGTAtcgatatattattaaaaatctactgttgggtaagtacattttgtattatttgatTAACATGCTTGAGTTTTACTTTTTTGACACGAATGAAATGGAAGAAATTATGCTACATTGTCAACTGAAATGTACTGAGTTTGGCCAAGTAGAAAAGTTATTTCGAACATATAAATAGAAAGTATGTTAAATGATACCGTCAAAATTATTACTGTAACTTATTAATGTATCCTTTATATGATGTAATTTGGGCCATatgccattaaaaaaaatatattgttcctTATTATACTTTTTATTAGTACCATTAATCTATTTAGGGGACATCTCAGCCCACCTGTCTTtcactttctcacagacacaaacctagttaagggtctttctcacagtcacacacctagttaagggtctttctcacagatacacacctagttaagggtctttctcacagacacacacctatttaagggtctttctcacagtcacacacctagttaagggtctttctcacagacacacacctatttaagggtctttctcacagtcacacacctagttaagggtctttctcacagtcacacacctagttaagggtccttctcacagtcacacacctatTTAAGGGTCTttcgcacagacacacacctatttaagggtctttctcacagtcacacacctagttaagggtctttctcacagtcacacacctatttaagggtctttctcacagacacacacctatttaagggtctttctcacagtcacacacctagttaagggtctttctcacagtcacacacctatttaagggtctttctcacagtcacacacctatttaagggtctttctcacagtcacacacctagttaagggtctttctcacagtcacacacctatttaagggtctttctcacagacacacacctatttaagggtctttctcacagtcacacacctagttaagggtctttctcacagtcacacacctatttaagggtctttctcacagacacacacctatttaagggtctttctcacagacacacacctagttaagggtctttctcacagtcacacacctagttaaaggtctttctcacagtcacacacctagttaagggtccttctcacagtcacacacctatTTAAGGGTCTttcgcacagacacacacctatttaagggtctttctcacagtcacacacctagttaagggtctttctcacagtcacacacctatttaagggtctttctcacagtccCACACCTatttaagggtctttctcacagtcacacacctagttaagggtccttctcacagtcacacacctagttaagggtccttctcacagacacacacctagttaagggtctttctcacagacacacacctagttaagggtccttctcacagtcacacacctagttaagggtccttctcacagacacacacctagttaagggtccttctcacagacacacacctagttaagggtccttctcacagacagtcacacacctagttaagggtccttctcacagacacaagtTTTTTTTAGGGCAGCACAGTGGTATTGAAGAGGGAGCGGACAGATGCTGATCCCCCAACTGATGGACCCATCTAACACCCATTTAAAGCAGAACATCttttatacaataaaataaaatgtaatgcttttatgtgttgattgtttttattattatatcattttacttatttttatggatttttgTCATTTTCCCATGTAGCacttttgagattcttcggaatgaagtgcgttataaataaaatgtattattattattattatacatgttgttccattgtttatttatttagctgtACTCCATTAAGCTATTTTGAGAATTTTcccttttatttattaaaaataagataTATATTCTCTTCCCTCAGATGCTGTGAAGAGGTGGAACCCGAATGCTCCAGACTCTGAGATTGATGCAGCGATGGAGGAACACCTGAAGCCCTATACAGGAAGAGCTGCGGTGGTGCTTACAAAAATGAGCCAAACAACTTTAATGTGTTTAAgccagggatagttcacccaaaaatgaaaattcattgTTATCCCTTTcaatgttctgctgaacacaaatatatttggaagccagtttgtaaccaagcagatataACCTCccattaactaacattatatTATTTGCCTACTTTAGTAGTTAATGTGTTTTGAGATCTCGTTCGGTTACAAatgttcttccaaatatctttgtgttcagcagaacatagAAAggtatacaggtttgaaacatgacagacttttcatttttgggtgaactatccctttatataGGCAGtatcactttacaataaggttgtatcagttaacattagttaatgcattagttaacgtgaaacgagcaatacatttgttactgtgtatttgttaatctttgttaacgttagttaataaaaatacagctgttcatgttagttcacagtgcattaactaatgttaacaagattttaataattcattagtaaatgctgaaattaacattaacaaaaataaataaattctttataagtgcagttcattattagttaattttaactttgaaccttattgtaaaatgttatctTAAAGGCtaataattcagtattttgaaTTTGGTATTTTAGTTTGGTTAACAGATGTTTaaaaatgatgaaaaataaataaagaggaaAAGTTGTGGCTgttcaaaacaataaaatgttgTGGTAAATCAGAACatgctgggttttttttttgcttatgtCCTCAATGTGTTCTTGTTTGTGATGCACGTGATTAAAACGTTGTATGGAGGTTCAGGTCTGACTGGACCTATTTTGGACCTTTTTTGAACCTTTGTCAAGATGTGTTAAACCTCACGCCATAACTGATTGCCTTTCACGATGTTACACAATGGGtgtgtaattattttatatatgcagGCTTATAAATACACGTAAATTATGTAGCAACACATTTAAACAGCCAGAAGACGTCGCATTTAGACGTCCAGGGACGCGCAGAAGAGACGTGCAGTTCACGGCCAGATGACGTCAAAGACGTCGGTTCAACTTTcattttggaactatttttcaACCGTGACTGGACGTGTCGGATTGACGTCTTTTCAACGGTCATTAAACGTCGAAATGTTTGCTGGGATCTACATCCAATGTCGGACGGACgttgtattttggttgaaaatgaaaatcggaTTGACGTCAGAACCCAACGTCAGGGTGACGTCTACATCCAATGTCGGACGGACgttgtattttggttgaaaatgaaaatcgggTTGACGTCAGAACCCAACTTCAGAGTGACGTCTACATCCAATGTCGGACAGACGTTGTATTTTggatgaaaatgaaaatcgggTTGACGTCAGAACCCAACGTCAGAGTGACGTCTACATCCAACGTCGGACGGACgttgtattttggttgaaaatgaaaatcggaTTGACGTCAGAACCCAACTTCAGAGTGACATCTACATCCAATGTCGGACAGACattgtattttggttgaaaatgaaaatcggaTTGACGTCAGAACCCAACGTCAGGGTGACGTCTACATCCAATGTCGGACGGACgttgtattttggttgaaaatgaaaatcgggTTGACGTCAGAACCCAACATCAGAGTGACGTCTACATCCAATGTCGGACGGACgttgtattttggttgaaaatgaaaatcgggTTGACTTCAGAACCCAACGTCAATATCCAATATGACGTCAGAACCCAACGTCAATCGGGTTTATGACGTCAAcccgattttcattttcaacaaaaatcCAACGTCTTTCCGACGTTGGGGTCCAACGTCAATCTGACGTCATACTGACGTCCTGTGCCTGCTGGGCAAGAACCAGTCAGGAACATCTGATCTTAACTCAGAGAGCAAAACACCTGACACCAAAAACAAAGCAGATATAGAAATGAAGCCAACTGATCAGTCAACACCAGAGGTTTCCTCTAGCACAGCAGAAGCCAAGAACCAGTCAGGAACATCTGATCTTAACTCAGAGAGTAAAACACCTGACACCAAAAACAAAGCAGATGTAGAATTGAAGCCAACTGATCAGTCAACACCAGAGGTTTCCTCTAGCACAGCAGAAGCCAAGAACCAGTCAGGAACATCTGATCTTAACTCAGAGAGTAAAACACCTGACACCAAAAACAAAGAAGATATAGAAATTATGCCAACTAATGCTGATCAGTCAACACCAGAGGTTTCCTCTAGCACAGCAGAAGCCAAGAACCAGTCAGAAATGTATAATCTTATACCAGAGAGTAAAACACCTGACACAGAACCAATAATAGATGTGCAGTCTAAAGAGGATCATCATCCGTCTCCGGCAGAAGGACAAGGTTTGTTTTCATACACATCTTTACATGATGAAGAACGGCATCTCCCATAACAACTATGAGTAATATCGCTCATCTTTTCTTCTCATTTCTCCTTGTACTTTCTTCATCTGAactcacaataaaaaaatacttaaacttaaataatatacaaatacttaatattaatacaaaatcTGTTCAATATTTAGTGTAATAATTCTTCAGAAGTCTACAAATAGGACATTTGCAACAGTATCGCTGAAGTGAATATTATCAGTATTGTGATTCAGCTGAATGGCTCAATGTATCGTGGTCTGATCTCATAAACTGTTTAGACATTTTCACATCACTCGTATCAGGGCTTGAACACAAACGTCATGCATAAATTATCAAGAGCATTGCATATGTCGTATGCTCTGTGGACAGCCAAAAAGTGTTTATTGTTATtcttgtttcttttcttttttttcagatttAGAAATTACAAGGAACACTTTCTTGGAGGTCAGTCACTCAGGAAGTCCAGAGCATTCAATAAAAAATCTTGGTGAAAAGCGGATTATGTAAAGTCCCTAAAATGTTTAAGATACACTGAATGCAAAAGTCCTCAGAATAACCGGACCAGCATTCAGATGTCACAAACATTACTTGCAAGAGGAGATCATGTGATCTCACCAGAAGGAACTAATCTTGAGCTCCATGAAACTACACACAATGATTCAGATTCAGATAATGATGAGGCAGGTCTACAAGAAACGAAACGACTGCAAATTCACGAGTtcccacttacatcaaattaaatagagtaaagattatgcgtatttggcgtgctgtccaggggagggctccgggctcggatttttgcccgaacccagagtacaacccccccccccccccccccccccgtgatAAGGACACTCTATAACTAGACTGTAATGTTTTATGGATTGTGATGGCATCTAATGAGAGTTTATTAAATTgaagtgaggagatggggtggtggagggatgctaaaataaaaatggtcaacGAGAGGAGGTAAATCTGTATTATAAGTACACCTCCTATCGTTGATCAGATTGATTAGCTTACCATGCTCCACCTGTGTtcaattaggtttaattatctgccgtgctccccttgttaattaggtttgattagctgacagctccgttgtttaattatctgttagtgctcctcccgaaattagttaataaaacttcacttcacgagttcccacttacatcaaattaaatagagtaaagattatgcgtatttggcgtgctgtccaggggagggctccgggctcggatttttgcccgaacccagagtatcccccAAAATGCAAGGAGTGGAGGACAGCCACCAGAAAACCCCCAAATACGCAGAAGAATTGGTGGGCTGATAATTTGAGAGGCCTGGCTGCTAGACCAGGAGAGCCCGTGTTGCCTCGCTGCTTCGGGCGGACGGGTTCTACTGGCTGAAGGAAACTGGGCGTTGGAAGACCGATCGGGAAGGCTCTTGCcacgtctgaggggggccaggctcactgcaacagacgggAAAGAACCCTACTGGACGCTGGATGGGGagaattttttgtaaaattaccGATTGGGAGGGCCCTttgcaacgtctgaggggggtccggctcactgcaacagacgagaagcGAGCTCTTCCGGCTGATAAATGAGGAACATCCTCAAAATCAGAGAGGCCGATGGGAAGGCTCTTACAACATCTGAGGGGGGccgggctcactgcaacagacgagaaaaaACCCTACCGGACGATAAATGAGGAGCGGCCTAGAATTTGGCGTACCGATCGGGAAGGCTCTTTATCGAGTCTGAGGGGGGcctggctcactgcaacagacgtaAGACGAGCTCTTCCGGCTGATAAGtgaggagcatcctcaaaaTCAGGGGGGCAGATTGGGAAGGCTTCTTACAGCATCtgaggggggccaggctcactgcaacagatgaAAAAGACCCTACCGAACGATAGAGGAGGAGTAGCCTAGAATTTGGCGGACCGGTCGGGAAGGCTCTCTACCAAGTCTGAGGGGGGcctggctcactgcaacagatgtAAGATGAGCTCTTCCAGCtgataaatgaggagcatcctcaaaaTCAGCGGGGTAGATTGGGAAGGCTTCTTACGgcgtctgaggggggccaggctcactgcaacagatggGAAAAAACCCTACCGGCCGATTAAATGAGGAGTGGTCTTAAATAAAATTACAGATCGGAAAGGCTTttgcaacgtctgaggggggccaggctcactgcaacagatgaGAAACAAGCTGTACCAGCTGAtaatgaggagcatcctcaaatCAGAAGGACCGATTAGGAAGGCTCTTAcaacgtctgaggggggcctggctcactgcaacagacgagaaaaaCCCTGCCGGCCAATAAATGAGGAGCAACCTTGAATTTGACAGACTGATCGGGGAGGTTCttgcaacgtctgaggggggccgggctcactgcaacagacgagaaacaAACCCTAACGGCcgataaatgaggagcatcctcaaattAGAGTGACTGATCGGGAAGGCTCTTGCAATGTCTGAGGGGGGcccggctcactgcaacagacgagaaacaAACCCCACCGACCaataaatgaggagcatcctcaaattGGAAAGACCGATCGGGAAGGTTCttgcaacgtctgaggggggccgggCTCACTGCAATGGACGAGAAACTAACCCTAATGGCCGATAAATGAGGAGCTTCCTCAAATTAAGATGACCAATCGGGAAAGCTCTTGCAATGTCTGAGGGGGGCCCGGCTCACTGCAACAAACGAGAAACAAACCCCACCGACCaataaatgaggagcatcctcaaattGGAAAGACCGATCGGGAAGGTTCttgcaacgtctgaggggggccgggCTCACTGCAACGGACGAGAAACTAACCCTAATGGCCGATAAATGAGGAGCTTCCTCAAATTAAGATGACCAATCAGGAAAGATCTTGCAATGTCTGAGGGGGGCCCGGCTCACTGCAACAAACGAAAAAACCTTACCGTCCGGAGACAGAGCGCGCAACGAGATTCAACATGCGCGAAGTTTGAAAACAGTCGATCGGGGGCTCAAGCCGCATCTGACGGGAGATTAGAATCACAGCATCAGATGAGTGAGCCCTACCAAATTGATAAATGGGGCGTCGAAATTAAAAAGAAAGACTGACCAAGGGGGCCCACCCAGCTTCCGCCAGGAGCAGATTCCTGGCATCAGATGAGTGGGTACTATCGGCCGACGGTACGGAGAAAGAGATGGGGAAACACCCGCCAGGAGAGCTTTCACAGCATTCGACGGGAGATCAAAGCTCACCGCAATCGGAAAGGGAAGCTTCACCGGACGGAAAAAGAAAAGATGGATAGTGACTGAGAGGCTCTGACGGCATCCGATGGGAGATTAAGACTCATTGCTTCCGATGGGGGAGCCTCGCCAGATGGATAAGGGAGAAAAAAGTACTGCTGTTGCAGTGAAGAAAATTAGTcggagaaactgagctcctgtgggagcagagggaacagcactgctgtgatagtggagaaaattagccagagaaactgagctcctgtgggagcagagggaacagcactgcttcggcagtggagaaaattagtcagagaaactgagctcctgcgggagcagaggaaacagcactgctgtggcagtggagaaaattagccagagaaactgggcTCTTgagggagcagagggaacagcactgctgtggcagtggagaaaattagccagagaaactgagctcctgtgggagcagaggaaacagcactgctgcggcagtggagaaaattagccagagaaactgagctcctgtgggagcagaggaaacagcactgctgcggcagtggagaaaattagccagagaaactgagctcctgcgggagcagaggaaacagcactgctgcggcagtggagaaaattagccagagaaactgagctcctgcgggagcagaggaaacagcactgctgcggcagtggagaaaattagccagagaaactgagctcctgcgggagcagaggaaacagcactgctgcggcagtggagaaaattagccagagaaactgagctcctgtgggagcagaggaaacagcactgctgcggcagtggagaaaattagccaaagaaactgagctcctgtgggagcagagggaacagcactgctgcggcagtggagaaaattagccagagaaactgagctcctgcgggagcagaggaaacagcactgctgcggcagtggtgaaattagccagagaaactgagctcctgcgggagcagagaaaacagcactgctgcggcagtggtgaaattagccagagaaactgagctcctgtgggagcagaggaaacagcactgctgcggcagtggtgaaattagccagagaaactgagctcctgcgggagcagagggaacagcactgctgcggcagtggtgaaaattagtcagagaaactgagttcctgcgggagcagagaaaacagcactgctgcggcagtggtgaaattagccagagaaactgagctcctgagggagcagaggaaacagcactgctgcggcagtggagaaaatttAGTCAGAGTAACTGAGCTCCGtgtgagcagagggaacagcactgctgctgctgtggagaaaattagccagagaaaatgagctcctgtgggagcagagggaacagcactgctgtgatagtgaagaaaattagccagagaaactgagctcctgtgggagcagaggaaacagcactgctgcggcagtggagaaagttTAGCCAGAgtaactgagctcctgtgggagcagagggaacagcactgctgctgctgtggagaaaattagccagagaaactgagctcctgcgggagcagaggaaacagcactgctgcggcagaaGAAGAAATGGTTGAACAAACAAATGGAGAAACATGTTTGTATAACCAACTGAGACTTTTGAAATTACTGCTTGATTATTGCAGAATGCTCCTTTTAACTAGTATGAAGGAAATAACATATACTCCCTCACAATTGTGTGCAACAAATTACAATATAATCGTAGTACAGAAACCTTGTCATTGTACACATTTACTTGGCATAAATGAGAACTAATCATGATTGTGAACTGCTCTGAAAATAAAGCGTTGTTGTTGTGAAGGCTGTAGAACGCACAGATTCTGAATGTGAAGCTCAcgtttatttaatgaaatcatGGCCTTTGAGGTTTGCGTAATCGTGATATATGTTTTCTTTCCCCAAAATATAAGATgccttaaaataataattattatgctATACAATATAGCCTACTGTAAGAAATTTGTGTTATATTTAGGAAAACAGTTGCTCCGAAT includes the following:
- the LOC137065060 gene encoding submandibular gland secretory Glx-rich protein CB-like, which encodes MKPTDQSTPEVSSSTAEAKNQSGTSDLNSESKTPDTKNKADVELKPTDQSTPEVSSSTAEAKNQSGTSDLNSESKTPDTKNKEDIEIMPTNADQSTPEVSSSTAEAKNQSEMYNLIPESKTPDTEPIIDVQSKEDHHPSPAEGQGEGSGLGFLPEPRVSPKMQGVEDSHQKTPKYAEELVG